Genomic window (Chloroflexota bacterium):
AGGGCGACGGCCGTGACGAGACCCCGGAGATCGCCGCTCATGAGCGTCACTCCGGCGGACTCGATCGCGATGTCCGTCCCGGTCCCGATCGCGATGCCGACGTCCGCGGAGGCGAGGGCCGGCGCATCGTTCACGCCGTCGCCGACCATCGCGACGACCGCGCCCGCCGCCTGGAGCGCCCGGACGCGCGCCGCCTTCTCGGCCGGTCGCACGTCGGCGATGACCTGCTCCACGCCCGCTTCGGCGGCGATCGCCCGGGCCGTCGTCTCGCCGTCACCGGTGAGCATCGTCACGGTGAGTCCGAGTCGACGGAGCTCGGCGACGGCGGCCGCCGATCCTTCCTTGAGCGGGTCGGCGATGGCGATGAGCCCGGCCGGCCGGCCGTCGATGGAGACGAAGACGGGCGAGCGACCGAGGCGAGCAAGGCGCTCGGCCTCCGCGACGAGCGGCATCGACGCCTCGACACCCACGAACCCGGCCCGCCCGACGTGGACGGACCTCCCATCGACGAGCGCGGACACCCCGTCGCCGGGAGTGGCAACGAACCCGGTGGCGGCGGTCGCCGCGATACCCTCGCCACCGACGTGGCGGACGATCGCTTCGCCGAGGGGGTGTTCCGAGCCCCGTTCGGCCGCGGCCGCGAAGCGGAGGAGCTCACGCTCGGTGAGGCCCGCCGTCGCGGAGGCCGACCCCGACCCCGACCCCGCCGCCGCCGACACTGGCGCTGGCGCGAGGACCACGTCCGTCACCCGGGGCTTCCCCTCGGTGAGCGTCCCGGTCTTGTCGAGGACGACGGTCGTCACGGCCTGCAGCCGCTCGAGGGCCTCGGCGTTCCGGAAGAGGATGCCGTGCTCAGCGCCCTTGCCGGTGCCGGTGATGATCGAGGTCGGCGTCGCGAGGCCGAGGGCGCACGGGCAGGCGATGATGAGGACGGCGATCGTGTTGAGGAGGGCGAGGTTGAACGCCGGCGCCGCCCCGGCGACGAACCAGACGACGAACGTGAGCGTCGCGACGGCGATGACGATCGGGACGAAGATCCCGGTCACCCGGTCCGCGAGCCGCTGGATCGGCGCGCGCGACCCCTGGGCATCCTGGACGAGCCGCACGATCCGGGCGAGGACGGTATCCGCGCCGACCCGGGTCGCCCGGTAGGTGAACGACCCCGAGCCGTTGAGGGTTCCGCCGATGATCTCGTCCTCCGGCCCCTTCAACACCGGCATGCTCTCGCCGGTGACCATGCTCTCGTCCAC
Coding sequences:
- a CDS encoding heavy metal translocating P-type ATPase, coding for MQIITLPVEGMTCASCVNRITRFLDKVDGVEEANVNLATESATVRFDPARTDIEGLVAAVEAAGYTAVPASDAAAPATSADAAEPTYAERHLADLRRRVTVAGILTIPLLLGLAHMTIAPFLPSFLTDPWLQLALATPVQAYAAAPFYRGAFNALRHRTTDMNTLVAVGTSAAYGYSVAAIVAPAFFAVAGRSVGDAPPLYFDTAATIVTLILLGRFLEARARSHTSDAIRHLIGLTPRTARVVRAGVELDIPIEAVVAGDVVLVRASERTPVDGVVLDGRSAVDESMVTGESMPVLKGPEDEIIGGTLNGSGSFTYRATRVGADTVLARIVRLVQDAQGSRAPIQRLADRVTGIFVPIVIAVATLTFVVWFVAGAAPAFNLALLNTIAVLIIACPCALGLATPTSIITGTGKGAEHGILFRNAEALERLQAVTTVVLDKTGTLTEGKPRVTDVVLAPAPVSAAAGSGSGSASATAGLTERELLRFAAAAERGSEHPLGEAIVRHVGGEGIAATAATGFVATPGDGVSALVDGRSVHVGRAGFVGVEASMPLVAEAERLARLGRSPVFVSIDGRPAGLIAIADPLKEGSAAAVAELRRLGLTVTMLTGDGETTARAIAAEAGVEQVIADVRPAEKAARVRALQAAGAVVAMVGDGVNDAPALASADVGIAIGTGTDIAIESAGVTLMSGDLRGLVTAVALSRATMRNIRQNLFWAFAYNVALIPLAAGALYPFTGWLLDPIFAAGAMALSSVTVVSNALRLRDFRIPATRRTTPTTLREEFSR